A genomic stretch from Edaphobacter aggregans includes:
- a CDS encoding M48 family metallopeptidase, which translates to MKLRLLLIFLVAFVFGFAMPMLHAQTPVESSPQGQAQTQTPQSKPAYSLPPEKLEKAIAYSRIRVILDFVDSGWGILQLILLLALGIAARMRNFAVNVSKNRWIQGFLFTFLFLVVTTLLGLPLDMYGHHVSMVYGQSVQGWGSWFWDQTKGFLLGFVFGGLFVMLLFWVIRKSPTRWWFWFWIPAMMAVLFGVFISPVLIDPLFNKFEPLAKSNPALVDRLEQVVQRGGIHIPPDRMYLMKASEKVTTLNAYVTGYGASKRVVVWDNSIAKATPDQISFIFGHEMGHYVLNHIPSTLAFLGVLLLIEFYLGYRGVQWLIRRYGDKWRVPSQNDWAALVVFMLVLSVLSFFSEPIVNGFSRIHEHAADVYGQEAIHGIVADPQATAQQSFQLLGEMSLTDPNPSPFVEFWTFSHPSVSSRAAFAAAYNPWAPGQHPRYFSK; encoded by the coding sequence TCCTCAGGGACAAGCTCAGACGCAGACGCCACAGTCGAAGCCTGCCTACTCGCTTCCACCTGAGAAGCTCGAGAAGGCCATTGCTTACTCGCGCATTCGCGTGATCCTCGACTTCGTCGACAGCGGTTGGGGCATTCTGCAACTCATCCTCTTGCTCGCTCTTGGGATCGCGGCCCGCATGCGCAACTTCGCCGTGAATGTCAGCAAGAACCGCTGGATTCAGGGCTTTCTCTTCACCTTTCTTTTTCTGGTTGTCACCACGCTGCTGGGCCTGCCGTTGGACATGTACGGCCACCATGTCTCCATGGTCTATGGGCAATCGGTGCAAGGCTGGGGAAGCTGGTTCTGGGATCAGACGAAGGGCTTTCTGCTCGGATTTGTCTTCGGCGGTCTCTTTGTGATGCTGCTGTTCTGGGTCATCCGCAAGTCGCCTACGCGCTGGTGGTTCTGGTTCTGGATTCCGGCCATGATGGCTGTGCTCTTCGGCGTTTTTATATCGCCCGTGCTGATCGATCCGCTCTTCAACAAATTTGAGCCGCTGGCGAAGTCCAACCCGGCGCTGGTGGATCGTCTTGAACAGGTTGTGCAGCGTGGCGGCATCCATATCCCGCCTGATCGCATGTATCTGATGAAGGCCAGCGAGAAGGTCACGACCCTCAATGCGTACGTCACCGGTTACGGTGCGTCGAAGCGGGTAGTGGTGTGGGATAACTCCATCGCCAAGGCTACGCCGGACCAGATATCGTTCATCTTCGGCCACGAGATGGGACACTATGTTCTGAACCACATTCCGTCGACGCTGGCCTTTCTTGGTGTTCTTCTACTGATCGAGTTCTACCTTGGCTATCGTGGCGTCCAGTGGCTGATCCGCCGCTATGGGGACAAGTGGCGCGTGCCCTCGCAGAATGATTGGGCGGCGTTGGTGGTCTTCATGCTGGTTTTGTCGGTGCTGTCGTTCTTCAGCGAACCCATCGTCAACGGCTTTAGCCGCATCCACGAGCACGCGGCCGATGTTTATGGCCAGGAGGCTATCCATGGCATCGTGGCCGATCCGCAAGCTACGGCGCAGCAGTCCTTCCAACTGCTCGGCGAGATGTCGCTGACTGACCCTAACCCCAGTCCTTTTGTCGAGTTCTGGACCTTCAGCCACCCTTCGGTGTCGAGTCGAGCGGCCTTCGCGGCAGCGTACAACCCCTGGGCTCCGGGTCAGCATCCGAGGTACTTCAGTAAGTGA
- a CDS encoding histidine triad nucleotide-binding protein yields MPTDCLFCKIVEGTIPANRVYEDEWCIGFPDINPQAPTHLLLIPKQHIASQAKALAEHKPLLGHLMATAADLARAQGLDKGYRVVVNTGDEGGQTVHHLHLHLLGGRAMRWPPG; encoded by the coding sequence ATGCCAACTGATTGCTTGTTCTGCAAGATTGTTGAAGGTACTATTCCTGCCAATCGTGTCTATGAAGATGAGTGGTGCATCGGCTTCCCGGATATCAATCCGCAAGCCCCTACGCATCTGCTCCTCATTCCCAAACAGCACATCGCGTCCCAGGCGAAGGCGCTTGCCGAGCACAAGCCTCTGTTGGGCCATCTGATGGCCACGGCGGCCGATCTAGCTCGCGCACAGGGGCTGGACAAGGGCTACCGCGTTGTCGTCAACACGGGCGACGAAGGCGGCCAGACGGTCCATCACCTGCATCTGCACCTGCTCGGGGGACGGGCTATGCGCTGGCCTCCCGGTTGA
- a CDS encoding response regulator, which translates to MTSEQNVSEVQPHQGSTVSPAQQDGDAQYSGGANVPHGMGQSKSSRRRRRKRKNKGSDMAPQGEQAAGQPIGSIQGSAQPQSFQPAAPQQNFQGAGQQQNNNVGGGKRWKKKFRDRDRQRGPHQNAGNEGGGFRDSNSHQPGNTTGGFKRKGGGGKQQRGPRSFVGPMDHSYREVNGNFADSPPSTIETHGNFQRRGNGHGRSFVVSDSQPIDYSQGRTVPIPEDAPTKIFFFIEDLFFIAKIQETARKLGVKVAFVKNDKEAIAALTSKEEEDRPGLIVFDLNNANVKPLTLIPKLKTKLKRSTSIIGFLSHLQGDLKAKAVEAGCDTVMPRAAFSQNLPNLLRRYGLAEEEEPNFNQ; encoded by the coding sequence ATGACTTCAGAGCAGAATGTATCCGAGGTGCAGCCGCACCAGGGTTCGACAGTGTCACCCGCCCAGCAGGACGGAGACGCGCAGTACAGCGGGGGAGCAAACGTTCCCCACGGCATGGGTCAGTCCAAAAGCAGCCGGCGTCGCCGCCGCAAGCGGAAGAACAAAGGTTCCGATATGGCTCCACAGGGCGAGCAGGCCGCAGGACAGCCGATAGGCTCGATCCAGGGCTCCGCGCAGCCACAAAGCTTTCAGCCGGCGGCCCCGCAACAGAACTTCCAGGGCGCTGGCCAACAGCAGAATAACAACGTTGGCGGCGGCAAACGCTGGAAGAAGAAGTTCCGCGACCGCGATCGCCAACGAGGTCCTCACCAGAATGCCGGCAATGAGGGTGGCGGTTTCCGCGACAGCAATTCGCACCAGCCCGGCAACACCACTGGCGGTTTCAAGCGCAAAGGCGGTGGCGGCAAGCAACAACGCGGACCTCGCAGCTTCGTCGGCCCAATGGACCACAGCTATCGCGAAGTGAACGGCAACTTTGCCGACTCGCCGCCATCAACGATCGAGACGCACGGTAACTTCCAGCGCCGCGGCAACGGCCATGGTCGCAGCTTTGTCGTCAGCGACTCACAGCCGATCGACTACTCACAGGGCCGCACTGTTCCTATTCCTGAGGATGCGCCGACGAAGATATTCTTCTTCATCGAAGACCTCTTCTTCATTGCGAAGATCCAGGAGACGGCGCGCAAACTCGGCGTCAAGGTTGCTTTCGTCAAGAATGACAAGGAAGCCATCGCCGCGTTGACCAGCAAAGAAGAGGAAGACCGTCCCGGTCTGATCGTCTTCGACCTGAACAACGCGAACGTGAAGCCCCTGACGCTGATCCCGAAGCTGAAGACAAAGCTCAAGCGGAGCACGTCGATCATTGGATTTCTTTCGCATCTGCAGGGAGACCTGAAGGCGAAGGCTGTCGAAGCGGGTTGCGACACGGTAATGCCGCGCGCTGCCTTCTCGCAGAACCTGCCGAATCTACTGCGCCGTTACGGGCTGGCCGAAGAGGAAGAGCCAAACTTCAACCAGTAA
- a CDS encoding OmpH family outer membrane protein, which produces MNRNAAFASALAAVLTTAVSLAQTTAAPAAAAPAAAAAVAPQAIPAKIAIIEYEQVAAATNEGQRLLQELQTKYTPQKTKLDALAAEIDSLQKQLQAAPATMTDEERASRARAIDTKQKQYQRDGDDATTAYNADVQDAIGKVAQKLGPVVMKYVQQNGYTMLLDNNGQQQGGLTLMWAVGGIDISQAIVDAYNASSGVAAPPPSAPSATRPRPTAPATKPGPSK; this is translated from the coding sequence ATGAATCGCAACGCTGCTTTTGCCTCCGCCCTCGCTGCGGTGTTGACCACTGCCGTAAGCCTGGCCCAAACCACAGCTGCACCTGCTGCAGCTGCACCCGCCGCTGCGGCTGCTGTTGCACCCCAGGCCATCCCCGCGAAGATCGCCATTATTGAGTACGAGCAGGTTGCTGCTGCCACCAACGAGGGTCAGCGCCTCCTTCAGGAGTTGCAGACGAAGTACACACCCCAGAAGACCAAGCTGGACGCCCTTGCTGCCGAGATTGACTCGCTGCAGAAGCAGCTTCAGGCTGCGCCGGCGACCATGACTGACGAAGAGCGGGCCTCCCGTGCGCGTGCCATCGATACCAAGCAGAAGCAGTACCAGCGTGATGGCGACGACGCGACCACGGCCTATAACGCCGACGTGCAGGATGCGATCGGCAAGGTTGCCCAAAAGCTGGGTCCGGTCGTCATGAAGTATGTGCAGCAGAATGGTTACACCATGCTGCTCGACAACAACGGCCAACAACAGGGTGGGTTGACTCTGATGTGGGCGGTTGGTGGTATAGATATCTCGCAGGCCATCGTCGACGCTTATAACGCTTCCTCCGGGGTTGCAGCACCGCCACCGTCTGCGCCGTCGGCAACGCGTCCGCGTCCCACTGCTCCCGCAACCAAACCTGGACCGTCCAAGTAG
- a CDS encoding OmpH family outer membrane protein: MNRSLALVLAIGAGLTTASAIAQAPAAAAPAAPAAAVAPPPQAIPAKIALIAFEQGVFATNEGQKTVQDIQKKYEPRKTQIDALSSEVDSLKKQLQGAPATLSDEERATRLKTIDTKEKQLTRDAEDAQNAYNADLQDAYGKLAQKFSATVKNYVSQNGFTILLDVSNQQTSNVMWINPSTNIDVTQAVVSAYNASSGVAAPPPSAPSAARPRPATTTPRPAATAPKQ, translated from the coding sequence ATGAACCGCTCTCTTGCTCTCGTCCTCGCCATTGGCGCAGGATTGACCACCGCCTCCGCGATAGCCCAGGCGCCTGCAGCAGCAGCACCAGCCGCACCCGCTGCCGCAGTAGCGCCCCCACCGCAGGCCATCCCCGCCAAGATCGCGCTCATTGCTTTCGAGCAGGGCGTCTTCGCAACCAATGAAGGTCAGAAGACGGTTCAGGATATCCAGAAGAAGTATGAACCGAGAAAGACCCAGATTGATGCGCTCTCCAGCGAGGTCGACTCACTGAAGAAGCAGTTGCAGGGTGCTCCGGCCACGCTGTCTGATGAGGAGCGCGCTACCCGCCTGAAGACCATCGACACCAAAGAGAAGCAGCTCACTCGCGATGCCGAAGACGCGCAGAACGCCTATAACGCAGATCTCCAAGATGCTTATGGCAAGCTCGCGCAAAAGTTCTCGGCGACTGTGAAGAACTACGTCAGCCAGAACGGCTTCACGATTCTGCTGGATGTCAGCAACCAGCAGACCAGCAATGTCATGTGGATCAACCCAAGCACGAACATCGATGTAACGCAGGCTGTAGTTTCTGCTTACAACGCCTCCTCGGGAGTTGCAGCGCCTCCTCCGTCCGCTCCTTCGGCAGCGCGTCCACGGCCGGCAACCACGACCCCTCGGCCTGCTGCAACAGCACCCAAGCAGTAA
- the lepA gene encoding translation elongation factor 4: MDPSHIRNFAIIAHIDHGKSTLSDRLLELTGSLTAREMQAQVLDAMDLERERGITIKAHTVRMVYKSNDGDTYQLNLIDTPGHVDFSYEVSRSLASCEGALLVVDASQGVEAQTLANAYLAISNGLEIIPVINKIDLPSADIERTKEMIEKSVGLPADDAIAVSAKTGLNVADILEAVVHLLPPPKGDADAPLQALIFDSWFDPYRGVIVLARVINGKLRKGMKIKLMSNNKAFDVESMGVMTPKPVEIEELSAGEVGFFVATIKNVADTKVGDTITDVERPCAEALPGFEDIKSMVFAGLYTVDSHEHAMLRDALEKLRLNDSSFNFEPESSAALGFGFRCGFLGLLHLEIIQERLEREYNLDLITTAPGVRYKITMTDGSVIEVDNPSRWPDPSEIEQIEEPVITAKILTNEEYVGGILKLVEDKRGRQQNFEYVSETRVMLTYELPLNEIVLDFYDRLKSVSRGYASLDYHLAGTWISPMVKMDILVSGEPVDALSIIVHRDFAYDRGKALVSKMRELIPRQMFEVAIQAAIGSKIIARETVTAIRKNVIAKCYGGDISRKRKLLEKQKEGKKRMKRIGKVDIPQEAFLAVLKVGEE, from the coding sequence ATGGATCCAAGTCACATCCGCAATTTCGCGATCATCGCGCACATCGACCACGGCAAATCCACCCTGTCGGACCGCCTGCTTGAGCTCACCGGCTCACTAACTGCCCGCGAGATGCAGGCGCAAGTGCTGGACGCCATGGACCTCGAGCGCGAGCGCGGCATCACCATCAAAGCCCACACCGTCCGCATGGTCTACAAGTCGAATGACGGCGATACGTACCAGCTCAACCTGATCGACACACCGGGCCACGTCGACTTCAGCTATGAGGTCTCACGCTCCCTAGCCAGCTGCGAGGGCGCGTTGCTGGTAGTCGATGCGTCGCAGGGCGTTGAAGCACAAACACTTGCGAACGCGTACCTTGCCATCTCGAATGGACTCGAGATCATTCCTGTCATCAACAAGATCGACCTGCCGAGTGCGGACATTGAACGCACCAAAGAGATGATCGAAAAGTCAGTGGGATTACCGGCTGACGACGCCATCGCAGTCTCGGCAAAAACAGGCCTGAACGTAGCCGATATCCTTGAGGCGGTTGTGCATCTGCTGCCTCCACCCAAGGGCGATGCCGACGCCCCTCTCCAGGCGCTCATCTTCGACTCGTGGTTCGACCCCTACAGAGGCGTCATCGTACTGGCGCGCGTGATCAACGGCAAGTTGCGCAAGGGCATGAAGATCAAGCTCATGTCGAACAACAAGGCCTTCGACGTTGAGAGCATGGGCGTGATGACGCCGAAGCCCGTGGAAATCGAAGAGCTGAGCGCTGGCGAGGTCGGATTCTTCGTCGCGACCATCAAAAACGTCGCAGACACAAAGGTTGGCGACACCATCACGGACGTCGAACGCCCCTGCGCCGAGGCCCTCCCAGGCTTTGAAGACATCAAGAGCATGGTCTTCGCCGGCCTCTACACGGTCGACTCGCACGAACACGCCATGCTGCGCGATGCCCTCGAAAAGCTGCGGCTCAACGACAGCTCCTTCAACTTCGAACCGGAATCCTCCGCCGCCCTGGGCTTCGGCTTCCGCTGCGGCTTCCTTGGCCTGCTTCACCTGGAGATCATTCAGGAGCGCCTCGAGCGCGAGTACAACCTCGACCTCATCACCACGGCTCCAGGCGTGCGCTACAAGATCACGATGACAGACGGTTCAGTCATCGAAGTCGATAATCCTTCACGCTGGCCTGACCCATCTGAAATCGAACAGATTGAAGAACCAGTAATCACAGCGAAGATCCTGACGAATGAAGAATACGTCGGCGGCATCCTGAAATTAGTTGAAGACAAACGCGGACGCCAGCAGAACTTCGAGTACGTCTCGGAAACGCGCGTGATGCTGACCTACGAACTCCCTCTCAACGAGATCGTGCTGGACTTTTACGACCGCCTCAAATCCGTGTCGCGTGGCTATGCATCCCTCGACTACCACCTCGCCGGCACTTGGATCTCCCCGATGGTGAAGATGGACATCCTCGTCAGCGGAGAACCTGTGGACGCACTCTCGATCATCGTGCATCGCGACTTCGCGTACGACCGCGGCAAGGCACTCGTCTCGAAGATGCGAGAGCTAATCCCGAGGCAGATGTTCGAGGTGGCCATCCAGGCGGCAATCGGATCGAAGATCATCGCCAGAGAGACTGTCACGGCCATTCGCAAGAACGTCATCGCCAAGTGCTACGGCGGCGACATCAGCCGTAAGCGCAAGCTGTTGGAGAAGCAGAAGGAAGGCAAAAAGCGCATGAAGCGGATCGGCAAAGTCGATATCCCGCAGGAAGCCTTTCTCGCAGTCCTCAAGGTAGGCGAGGAGTAA
- a CDS encoding lytic transglycosylase domain-containing protein codes for MQQSDRYNLGRYTIPQRWVLVAMCLPLVLLAGCPQSQTAGPGKALTNATAPTVTKPMAANGAQAAPATTTTAQSVENAAKAYKAQELINRAEQTYRSGVDNYRAGHLDAARIDFDSAVDLMLTSGMDLKTDPQLADEFDRLLNAVNSLEIAALKQGNGFSPTIEAAPLDAANEVTFPANAALTAQVAAELKTTKSDFPLVINDYVAGFISYFSNSPGGHAHLLRSLERAGKYKDMIAKNLSDEGVPQDLIYLAVAESGFQPQALNARSGAGGMWQFMPTGAYGLTRNGWFDERFDPEKSSKAYARYMKTLYDQFGDWYLAMAAYDWGPGNVQRAVMRTGYADFWELYRRGVLPGETKNYVPGIIAAIIMAKNPTQYGLDKLSPEPAVISDTVMVDYAIDLRLVADVTGASLQEIVALNPSLLRMTTPRDISFDLHLPIGTSDVFAKRIKDIPEEKRASWRFHIARAGETLDTIATAQHVRPSEIAETNGIAAGETVEEGDELVIPVATVSGGVNPLHYTVRHGDTLVTVADRFSVSVEQLRRWNHLSSNAVKPGRLLTVAEPVKLAPGARVRGKSAHSKGKTHTASSASHSTTAHAQATHTRTTASSTSHSSTKKSTSHAKNSSSK; via the coding sequence ATGCAGCAATCGGATCGATACAACCTAGGGCGGTACACCATACCGCAGCGGTGGGTACTTGTTGCCATGTGCCTGCCTCTGGTGCTGCTCGCGGGTTGTCCGCAGAGTCAAACCGCCGGGCCGGGCAAGGCTCTGACGAACGCGACAGCTCCCACAGTGACGAAGCCCATGGCTGCCAACGGGGCACAAGCTGCGCCGGCCACCACGACCACAGCACAGTCCGTGGAGAACGCTGCAAAGGCCTACAAGGCGCAGGAGCTCATCAACAGAGCCGAACAGACCTATCGCAGCGGCGTTGACAACTATCGCGCTGGCCATCTGGACGCCGCACGCATCGACTTCGATTCTGCTGTCGACCTCATGCTGACGAGTGGCATGGACCTCAAGACAGATCCGCAGCTCGCTGACGAGTTCGATCGACTGCTCAATGCTGTCAACTCGCTGGAGATCGCTGCGCTGAAGCAGGGCAACGGCTTCTCGCCCACCATTGAAGCGGCGCCCCTCGATGCCGCCAATGAGGTCACCTTCCCAGCCAACGCCGCTCTCACTGCGCAGGTCGCAGCGGAGCTTAAGACGACGAAGTCTGACTTTCCTCTGGTCATCAACGACTATGTTGCTGGCTTTATCAGCTACTTCAGCAACTCGCCGGGAGGTCATGCTCATCTCCTCCGCTCGCTGGAGCGTGCGGGTAAGTACAAGGACATGATCGCGAAGAACCTGAGCGACGAAGGTGTTCCGCAGGATCTTATCTATCTTGCTGTTGCTGAGTCCGGCTTCCAGCCACAGGCTCTTAATGCGCGCTCGGGTGCTGGCGGTATGTGGCAATTCATGCCTACGGGAGCTTACGGCCTTACGCGGAACGGTTGGTTTGATGAGCGCTTCGATCCCGAGAAGTCTTCGAAGGCATATGCCCGCTACATGAAGACGCTTTACGACCAGTTTGGTGACTGGTATCTCGCGATGGCGGCCTACGACTGGGGTCCGGGCAACGTACAGCGGGCCGTTATGCGCACGGGTTATGCGGACTTCTGGGAACTCTATCGCCGTGGAGTGCTGCCGGGCGAGACCAAGAACTATGTCCCCGGCATCATCGCCGCGATCATCATGGCGAAAAATCCGACTCAGTATGGTTTGGACAAGTTGTCGCCCGAGCCGGCTGTCATCTCCGATACAGTCATGGTCGATTACGCCATCGACCTTCGTCTTGTGGCCGATGTGACCGGAGCTTCGCTGCAGGAGATCGTTGCGCTAAACCCAAGTCTTCTTCGTATGACCACGCCGCGCGACATATCTTTCGATCTTCATCTTCCGATTGGTACATCCGACGTCTTCGCGAAGCGTATCAAAGACATTCCTGAAGAGAAACGCGCCAGCTGGCGGTTCCACATCGCACGTGCCGGCGAGACGCTCGACACAATTGCGACTGCGCAGCACGTTCGTCCGAGCGAGATTGCCGAGACGAACGGCATCGCGGCGGGGGAGACGGTTGAAGAAGGGGACGAACTTGTTATCCCTGTCGCTACTGTTTCAGGCGGTGTCAATCCGCTGCATTACACCGTGCGTCATGGTGACACGCTCGTCACAGTTGCCGATCGTTTTAGCGTGTCGGTCGAACAGTTGCGGCGTTGGAATCATCTCTCGTCGAATGCCGTGAAGCCTGGACGTCTGCTGACCGTTGCAGAGCCCGTCAAGCTCGCACCAGGTGCGCGCGTGCGTGGAAAGTCCGCGCACAGCAAGGGCAAAACACACACAGCATCAAGTGCTTCACACTCGACCACTGCACACGCGCAGGCAACTCATACGCGTACTACGGCCTCTTCCACGTCGCATTCATCGACGAAAAAATCTACGTCCCACGCGAAGAACTCCTCTTCCAAATAG
- a CDS encoding peroxiredoxin has protein sequence MRKGIWIAVIMGVIAAGGFGLKAAAAADSVQVGAAAPNFTLPSQEDKPVSLKDYKGKWVVLYFYPKDQTTGCTIEAHNFQRDMAKYDAANAVVLGVSLDTVEGHKAWCAKDTFSFKLLADPDHKVVDAYGVPVMTHGDMKFASRQTFLISPDGKVVKVWPKVDVQTHSEEVLAEIAANKK, from the coding sequence ATGCGCAAAGGAATCTGGATCGCAGTAATCATGGGCGTGATTGCAGCCGGCGGCTTTGGCCTGAAGGCTGCGGCGGCAGCTGACTCGGTGCAGGTGGGCGCTGCAGCTCCCAACTTCACCCTGCCCTCGCAGGAAGACAAGCCCGTGAGCCTGAAGGACTACAAAGGCAAGTGGGTGGTCCTTTACTTCTATCCGAAGGACCAGACCACGGGCTGCACCATTGAAGCGCACAACTTCCAGCGCGACATGGCGAAGTATGATGCGGCCAATGCTGTGGTGCTCGGCGTCAGCCTCGACACGGTAGAGGGCCACAAGGCATGGTGCGCGAAGGACACGTTCAGCTTTAAGCTGCTGGCCGACCCTGACCACAAGGTCGTGGACGCTTACGGTGTACCGGTTATGACGCACGGCGACATGAAGTTCGCCAGCCGCCAGACCTTCCTGATCTCACCTGACGGAAAAGTAGTGAAGGTATGGCCTAAGGTGGACGTGCAGACCCACAGCGAAGAAGTCTTGGCCGAGATCGCAGCTAACAAGAAGTAA
- a CDS encoding LpxI family protein: MNKLGLIAGNGRFPFLLLDAARAHGLEVVVAAIKEETDPEMNARAASDAGVRIYWLSLGELSRLIETFKSEGVSRAVMAGQVKHKQIFSSIRPDWRLAKLLLNLRTRSTDVLLGAVAKVLGDEGIELISSTAYLEPLLARTGVLTRRSPDEQERKDIDYGRTVARAIAGYDLGQTVVIAAQACVAVEAMEGTDATIERAGALFRTLDTEESVRHAAASQTTTLRRSLTVVKVAKPNQDMRFDVPVVGVATIRTMRQAGATCLALEAGRTLMFDPAAIIAEADEAGIAIFAE; this comes from the coding sequence ATGAATAAACTCGGGCTGATTGCAGGCAATGGGCGCTTCCCTTTTCTGTTGCTGGATGCGGCACGAGCGCATGGGCTGGAGGTAGTAGTAGCGGCCATCAAGGAAGAGACGGATCCGGAGATGAATGCGCGAGCTGCGTCCGATGCTGGTGTGCGCATCTACTGGCTCTCCTTGGGCGAGTTGTCGCGGTTGATCGAGACCTTCAAGTCCGAGGGTGTTTCGCGAGCCGTGATGGCGGGCCAGGTGAAGCATAAGCAAATCTTCTCCAGCATTAGGCCTGATTGGCGACTGGCCAAGCTTCTGCTGAATCTGCGGACGCGCTCGACCGATGTGCTGCTGGGCGCGGTGGCCAAGGTCTTGGGGGATGAAGGGATCGAGTTGATCTCATCCACCGCGTATCTGGAGCCTCTACTGGCGCGCACAGGAGTCCTGACCCGTCGCTCCCCGGATGAACAAGAGCGAAAAGACATCGACTACGGACGTACTGTCGCGCGGGCTATCGCGGGCTACGACCTGGGCCAGACAGTAGTGATCGCAGCGCAAGCCTGCGTCGCCGTGGAAGCAATGGAGGGCACGGACGCCACCATCGAGCGCGCCGGGGCCCTGTTTCGCACGCTGGACACAGAGGAGAGCGTAAGGCACGCTGCAGCCTCTCAGACCACCACCTTGCGGCGATCCTTGACCGTAGTCAAGGTAGCTAAGCCAAATCAGGACATGCGCTTCGACGTGCCCGTAGTCGGTGTGGCGACAATCCGGACTATGCGGCAAGCAGGGGCAACATGCCTGGCGCTCGAGGCGGGCAGGACGTTGATGTTTGATCCGGCAGCAATCATCGCAGAGGCAGATGAGGCCGGTATCGCCATTTTCGCGGAGTAA
- a CDS encoding Gfo/Idh/MocA family protein: MSLSCRHIALKSLLIALLFSLPTSGFAQNGGPVRVAVVGLVHGHVQGFLHNLPSHPNVELVGISEPDAALRQKYAALFHLNESLFFPSEAAMLAATHPQAILVYTSIADHRAAIEQAAPLHIAAMVEKPLATTLDDALAIQHLSQQFQVPVLTNYETTWYASNTAANALLASGHIGELRKLVVHDGHRGPKEIGVGPEFLTWLTDPKQNGAGALFDFGCYGVDLATWMMHGELPVSVTAVAQQIKPDVYPHVDDEATILLAYPHAQAIIQASWNWPFDRKDMEVYGAKGFVGTVKAKDLRVRLPGDTEEHAEAAPPLASPQDDSLNYLVAVLEHRLEPKADLSSLDTNVAVVRILDAARQSARTGHTVQLAPDTAPHTGR; the protein is encoded by the coding sequence ATGAGCCTCTCTTGCCGCCACATCGCCCTCAAATCGCTCCTCATCGCACTCCTCTTCAGCCTTCCCACTTCGGGCTTTGCGCAGAATGGTGGACCCGTACGGGTCGCTGTCGTAGGCTTGGTCCACGGCCATGTCCAAGGGTTTCTACATAACCTTCCATCGCACCCAAACGTCGAGCTTGTCGGCATATCCGAACCTGATGCCGCTCTTCGCCAGAAGTACGCCGCGCTCTTCCATCTGAATGAGAGCCTCTTCTTTCCGTCTGAAGCAGCGATGCTTGCGGCGACTCATCCGCAAGCCATACTTGTCTATACGTCAATCGCCGACCACCGCGCAGCCATCGAGCAGGCCGCACCACTCCACATCGCCGCGATGGTGGAGAAGCCGCTTGCGACTACTCTTGACGATGCCCTCGCCATCCAGCACCTCTCGCAGCAGTTTCAGGTACCCGTCCTGACAAACTACGAAACAACCTGGTATGCCTCAAACACTGCGGCGAATGCATTGCTCGCCAGCGGCCATATTGGCGAACTACGCAAGCTCGTTGTCCATGATGGACACCGCGGTCCTAAAGAGATCGGCGTCGGTCCGGAGTTTCTGACTTGGCTCACCGATCCAAAGCAGAACGGCGCAGGCGCGCTCTTCGACTTTGGATGCTACGGCGTCGATCTTGCGACCTGGATGATGCATGGCGAGCTTCCGGTCTCTGTCACTGCTGTCGCGCAGCAGATCAAGCCCGATGTGTATCCGCACGTCGATGACGAAGCGACGATCCTCCTCGCTTATCCTCATGCGCAGGCCATCATTCAGGCCTCATGGAACTGGCCCTTCGACCGCAAGGACATGGAAGTCTACGGTGCAAAAGGCTTCGTCGGCACCGTAAAAGCGAAGGATCTCAGAGTTCGCCTGCCAGGGGACACAGAAGAACATGCTGAGGCCGCACCGCCCCTTGCATCGCCCCAGGACGACTCACTGAACTATCTGGTCGCTGTGCTGGAACATCGTCTGGAACCAAAGGCCGACCTTTCGTCTCTCGACACCAATGTCGCTGTCGTGCGCATCCTCGACGCGGCGCGGCAGTCTGCGCGTACCGGACACACAGTGCAACTTGCTCCCGATACTGCGCCCCATACAGGCCGCTGA